A single genomic interval of Odontesthes bonariensis isolate fOdoBon6 chromosome 3, fOdoBon6.hap1, whole genome shotgun sequence harbors:
- the il17rc gene encoding interleukin-17 receptor C gives MFLSLWCVLLGLCVSARALETSAYDRNDLICSQGLSECTMEDVIPLTSAEDTADVKKLNPDFKLCCKDAKNCILCLVIDTELYIPPAKEVEDEGHSGADEEDYSVEMRNAKASATVCYKAAATMPTCKKVEFTVNQTALTHRNQAKMTITINQPDEFPFSSRIHVYPPKDLHLKQEVVAPSLDDVCSQKQLLNRVPMCRVPTVSSVINQKTSQMELLFEERNNTLPSMCIQYEENGSCQSWNQKTIPLHYVAPCMCLQAWDEDEQSRRSKYCPFKKTDFPYDLQQDMWKNVSVHVRLGKMNDKSVMLLWNLSAPCRLEVEVWLCYKTGNCRGINNLRQLLENGTWRQNSKGHWENKGVFQNIDEQFSQCVMIKVKGMEHQFGPVCSHDTGRWRWSLLVVGVMLLVCVTALVFYFLHDCVKMWAWSWHHGGFVKVGRKGHVVLLSPPDVDDSVSESVHHLGSYLCNQGFSVSVDQWSRKEQCTLGPLPWLHSQLQKLSSMGGRVLLVLSHRALDRIEEWTHLNRDGDGAEPQQLKSPYSDLFTASLFYIHAYKQQSRAGEHFFLVKFDSQPKQWPTSDRRLPDLLHGLPLFHLPAQTQSLLTELAVIETDNGLGKRMWTGWMWGT, from the exons ATGTTTCTTTCACTCTGGTGTGTTTTATTGGGCCTCTGCGTGTCAGCCAGGGCTTTGGAGACTTCTGCATATGACAGAAATGACCTTATCTGCTCACAG ggTCTTTCTGAATGCACAATGGAAGATGTTATTCCTCTGACAAGTGCAGAGGATACTGCGGATGTTAAAAAGCTAAATCCAGATTTCAAGCTCTGCTGTAAGGACGCAAAAAATTGTATATTGTGTCTAGTGATCGACACTGAGCTCTACATTCCTCCTGCTAAAGAAGTGGAAGATGAAGGCCACTCTGGGGCTGATGAGGAGGATTACAGTGTGGAGATGAGGAATGCAAAAG CGTCTGCGACGGTGTGTTACAAAGCAGCAGCCACCATGCCCACATGCAAGAAGGTGGAGTTCACAGTTAATCAGACAGCTCTTACTCACCGAAACCAGGCCAAG ATGACCATAACGATCAATCAGCCAGATGAGTTTCCCTTCAGCAGCCGAATACATGTTTATCCTCCTAAAGACTTACATCTAAAGCAAGAAGTCGTTGCACCTTCTTTAGATGACG TGTGTTCCCAGAAGCAGCTGCTGAATCGTGTCCCAATGTGTCGAG TACCCACAGTCAGCAGTGTAATAAACCAGAAGACCAGTCAGATGGAGCTGCTGTTTGAGGAAAGGAATAACACCCTTCCCTCTATGTGTATCCAGTATGAGGAGAATGGAAGTTGTCAG AGTTGGAACCAGAAAACAATCCCACTACATTATGTGGCCCCTTGCATGTGTCTCCAG gCATGGGATGAGGATGAACAGTCAAGGCGCTCTAAATATTGCCCCTTCAAAAAAACAG ATTTTCCATACGACTTACAACAGGACATGTGGAAAAATGTGTCAGTCCACGTGCGTCTGGGAAAAATGAACGACAAGAGCGTCATGCTGTTGTGGAACTTGTCTGCTCCCTGCAGGCTGGAGGTTGAAGTGTGGCTCTGCTACAAAACTGGGAACTGCAGGGGGATAAATAACCTCAGGCAACTGCTAGAAAATGGTACATGGAGACAAAACAGCAAGGGACACTGG GAAAATAAAGGTGTGTTTCAAAACATCGACGAACAGTTTTCACAATGTGTGATG ATAAAAGTAAAGGGAATGGAACATCAGTTTGGTCCAGTCTGTTCTCATGATA CTGGCAGATGGCGCTGGAGTCTTCTGGTTGTGGGTGTAATGCTGCTTGTTTGCGTGACGGCACTCGTGTTTTATTTCCTTCACGACTGTGTCAAGA TGTGGGCGTGGAGCTGGCATCATGGTGGATTTGTGAagg TTGGACGGAAGGGCCACGTGGTGCTGCTGAGCCCCCCAGATGTGGATGATAGTGTTTCAGAGTCAGTACATCATCTTGGGTCCTACCTCTGCAACCAGGGCTTCAGTGTGTCCGTGGACCAGTGGAGCAGGAAGGAGCAGTGCACTCTGGGACCTCTGCCGTGGCTGCACTCGCAGCTGCAGAAGCTCAGCAGCATGGGCGGTCGAGTTTTGCTTGTTTTGAGCCACCGAGCCTTGGATAGAATAGAAGAGTGGACCCACTTGAACAGAGATGGAGACGGAGCAGAACCACAACAGTTAAAGTCTCCTTACTCGGACCTGTTTACAGCCTCCCTGTTCTACATTCACGCATAcaaacagcagagcagagctggGGAACATTTTTTTCTGGTGAAATTTGACTCCCAGCCTAAACAGTGGCCCACCAGCGACAGGAGACTACCGGATCTGCTTCACGGGCTGCCTCTGTTCCACCTCCCCGCTCAGACTCAGTCACTCTTAACTGAGCTGGCTGTCATAGAAACTGACAACGGGTTAGGTAAAAGGATGTGGACAGGATGGATGTGGGGCACTTGA
- the creld1a gene encoding protein disulfide isomerase CRELD1 isoform X1: protein MFLCHVIGSVRRSRWISLEQCRVSFPSTQKCLLRVFLHSGGAAIHSLHEAPLARDVLVPVRSQFVLKHNRSRSGVTRVSVGFTAYKLDKDDLVLQGSHTEMGVSRLHRSLLQCALLWGLLAVLVRGCPDACSKCSRQEKDQCEECRAGWTLHNKTCVDIDECGTELDNCSPNGYCFNTEGSFECRGCDVACVGCMGGGPARCRKCASGYRLTGSKCLDIDECSDWVLACHGLDDICINTEGSFHCDCAEGFIRKNSVCVRKRVPSVQEKGLFEDIQDDEVEVLQQMVFGVVLCALATLAAKGDLVYTSVFIGAAAAMAGYWLSDRGDRLIDSFLKGHKDS, encoded by the exons ATGTTCTTGTGCCATGTGATTGGTTCTGTCAGGAGAAGCCGGTGGATCTCATTGGAGCAATGTCGTGTCAGTTTTCCGAGCACGCAGAAGTGCTTGTTAAGAGTTTTCTTACATTCCGGAGGGGCGGCGATACATAGCTTACACGAGGCTCCGCTCGCTCGGGATGTTTTAGTCCCAGTCAGGTCACAGTTTGTACTCAAACATAATAGAAGCCGATCAGGTGTCACGCGCGTCTCGGTCGGATTCACTGCGTATAAACTCGACAAAGACGATTTGGTTTTACAAGGTAGCCACACGGAG ATGGGAGTGAGCAGGCTTCACAGAAGCCTGCTGCAGTGTGCGTTATTGTGGGGTCTGTTGGCTGTTCTTGTGCGTGGCTGTCCAGATGCCTGCAGCAAGTGTTCAAGGCAGGAAAAGGACCAATGTGAAGAATGCAGAGCTGGATGGACACTCCATAATAAAACATGTGTAG aCATCGACGAGTGTGGCACCGAGCTGGATAACTGTTCTCCAAACGGTTACTGCTTTAACACAGAAGGATCCTTTGAGTGCAGAG GCTGTGATGTGGCCTGTGTGGGCTGTATGGGTGGTGGACCGGCTCGCTGCAGGAAATGTGCTTCTGGATACAGACTGACAGGGTCCAAATGTTTGG ACATAGATGAATGTAGTGACTGGGTACTTGCCTGTCACGGCCTGGATGACATTTGTATCAACACAGAGGGTTCTTTTCACTGTGACTGTGCAGAAGGCTTCATCCGCAAGAACAGTGTTTGTGTGAGGAAGCGAGTGCCCA GTGTTCAGGAGAAAGGTTTGTTTGAGGACATCCAGGATGACGAAGTGGAGGTGCTGCAGCAGATGGTTTTTGGGGTGGTGCTCTGTGCTTTGGCCACACTTGCGGCCAAGGGAGATCTGGTCTACACGTCTGTGTTCAtaggagcagctgcagccatGGCAGGTTACTGGCTCTCTGACAGAGGGGACCGTTTGATAGACAGCTTCCTGAAGGGACATAAAGACTCTTAA
- the creld1a gene encoding protein disulfide isomerase CRELD1 isoform X2 — protein sequence MGVSRLHRSLLQCALLWGLLAVLVRGCPDACSKCSRQEKDQCEECRAGWTLHNKTCVDIDECGTELDNCSPNGYCFNTEGSFECRGCDVACVGCMGGGPARCRKCASGYRLTGSKCLDIDECSDWVLACHGLDDICINTEGSFHCDCAEGFIRKNSVCVRKRVPSVQEKGLFEDIQDDEVEVLQQMVFGVVLCALATLAAKGDLVYTSVFIGAAAAMAGYWLSDRGDRLIDSFLKGHKDS from the exons ATGGGAGTGAGCAGGCTTCACAGAAGCCTGCTGCAGTGTGCGTTATTGTGGGGTCTGTTGGCTGTTCTTGTGCGTGGCTGTCCAGATGCCTGCAGCAAGTGTTCAAGGCAGGAAAAGGACCAATGTGAAGAATGCAGAGCTGGATGGACACTCCATAATAAAACATGTGTAG aCATCGACGAGTGTGGCACCGAGCTGGATAACTGTTCTCCAAACGGTTACTGCTTTAACACAGAAGGATCCTTTGAGTGCAGAG GCTGTGATGTGGCCTGTGTGGGCTGTATGGGTGGTGGACCGGCTCGCTGCAGGAAATGTGCTTCTGGATACAGACTGACAGGGTCCAAATGTTTGG ACATAGATGAATGTAGTGACTGGGTACTTGCCTGTCACGGCCTGGATGACATTTGTATCAACACAGAGGGTTCTTTTCACTGTGACTGTGCAGAAGGCTTCATCCGCAAGAACAGTGTTTGTGTGAGGAAGCGAGTGCCCA GTGTTCAGGAGAAAGGTTTGTTTGAGGACATCCAGGATGACGAAGTGGAGGTGCTGCAGCAGATGGTTTTTGGGGTGGTGCTCTGTGCTTTGGCCACACTTGCGGCCAAGGGAGATCTGGTCTACACGTCTGTGTTCAtaggagcagctgcagccatGGCAGGTTACTGGCTCTCTGACAGAGGGGACCGTTTGATAGACAGCTTCCTGAAGGGACATAAAGACTCTTAA
- the creld1a gene encoding protein disulfide isomerase CRELD1 isoform X3, whose translation MYIDECGTELDNCSPNGYCFNTEGSFECRGCDVACVGCMGGGPARCRKCASGYRLTGSKCLDIDECSDWVLACHGLDDICINTEGSFHCDCAEGFIRKNSVCVRKRVPSVQEKGLFEDIQDDEVEVLQQMVFGVVLCALATLAAKGDLVYTSVFIGAAAAMAGYWLSDRGDRLIDSFLKGHKDS comes from the exons ATGT aCATCGACGAGTGTGGCACCGAGCTGGATAACTGTTCTCCAAACGGTTACTGCTTTAACACAGAAGGATCCTTTGAGTGCAGAG GCTGTGATGTGGCCTGTGTGGGCTGTATGGGTGGTGGACCGGCTCGCTGCAGGAAATGTGCTTCTGGATACAGACTGACAGGGTCCAAATGTTTGG ACATAGATGAATGTAGTGACTGGGTACTTGCCTGTCACGGCCTGGATGACATTTGTATCAACACAGAGGGTTCTTTTCACTGTGACTGTGCAGAAGGCTTCATCCGCAAGAACAGTGTTTGTGTGAGGAAGCGAGTGCCCA GTGTTCAGGAGAAAGGTTTGTTTGAGGACATCCAGGATGACGAAGTGGAGGTGCTGCAGCAGATGGTTTTTGGGGTGGTGCTCTGTGCTTTGGCCACACTTGCGGCCAAGGGAGATCTGGTCTACACGTCTGTGTTCAtaggagcagctgcagccatGGCAGGTTACTGGCTCTCTGACAGAGGGGACCGTTTGATAGACAGCTTCCTGAAGGGACATAAAGACTCTTAA